CATCCAACTCCATCCAGTTTCATCCAATTAAAACAGCTTTTTTATTGATGGTAGTTTCTAGTGTGGGTAAAAATCATCATCTAATAGTTGTTCTATCGTGTATGGACATTCAACAGGAAAAATTGCTTGTGGCAAGTTTGTTTCTTTTACTGCAAGCAATACCGCTTTAGGGTATGATTTTTTTATTGTTTCTTGCAATTCACGTTTTAAACTAGGTATATCTTCTAATAAATCCATTAGTTGAAAGCGTTGTTCAATAATTGTTAATTTCCAACTTTTCCCTTCATAACCATTATATTTATCTATCAACAGTTTTAATTGATATTGCCATTTGAGCAAGTGGGCAATCAGGATTTTTAAATGGTTGCTTAATTCCCTGCGATTGCTTTTGCCCATATCTTGCAATTCTTCTATAAGATGTTCAATATCAATTAGTTCCAATTTGCCAGATTTTAATAGTTGAATCTGACTTGTAACCCATTCATTTACATCTTTTTCATATAAATCAGATGTTTTCATAAATAAATATCCTAATTATTGTGATTTTCCACACATAATTTTATTAAGTTATTTAAATCATCATACTTTTTAGTTAAAAACTGTTTACTTTCTGGTATTGCTAATATTTCTGGTGTTTCTAAATACTCTATTTCCCAACGTAAAACTTGCTCTAAAACAATATAAGGGTCTGGTTTACAAACTAAATTTTCATAAAATGGTAATGACATTAAAAACGCTTTTTTGTCATCAGCTAAAACAATAGTAGGAAGTAAAAACAATATAGATATTATGATTTTTCTCATAATTTGACAGGTTATT
The DNA window shown above is from Beggiatoa alba B18LD and carries:
- a CDS encoding DUF29 domain-containing protein; this encodes MKTSDLYEKDVNEWVTSQIQLLKSGKLELIDIEHLIEELQDMGKSNRRELSNHLKILIAHLLKWQYQLKLLIDKYNGYEGKSWKLTIIEQRFQLMDLLEDIPSLKRELQETIKKSYPKAVLLAVKETNLPQAIFPVECPYTIEQLLDDDFYPH